One genomic region from Reichenbachiella ulvae encodes:
- the nth gene encoding endonuclease III, with product MTKKERYQFFVEYFSQNSPEAETELHYENPYQLIVAVALSAQCTDKRVNMVTPAIFETFPTVEDLANSNFDELFPYIRSISYPNNKTKHLLGMAKMLVEDFNSEVPSDTKDLVKLPGVGRKTANVITSVVFNQPSMAVDTHVFRVSKRLGLVTQNAKIPLEVEKQLVKHIPEEHIAKAHHWLILHGRYTCLARKPNCKDCKITLMCRYFEKQQKEVQG from the coding sequence ATGACCAAAAAGGAGAGGTATCAATTCTTTGTTGAGTATTTCAGCCAAAACAGCCCAGAAGCCGAAACAGAACTTCACTACGAAAACCCATATCAACTGATCGTAGCAGTTGCCCTCAGTGCGCAGTGCACAGACAAACGCGTAAACATGGTAACGCCAGCCATTTTCGAAACTTTCCCAACAGTCGAAGATCTGGCCAATTCTAATTTCGACGAATTATTTCCTTACATTAGATCCATTTCCTACCCCAACAACAAAACCAAGCATCTCTTAGGAATGGCCAAGATGCTAGTAGAAGACTTCAATTCAGAAGTGCCTTCGGATACCAAAGATTTGGTCAAATTGCCCGGTGTTGGAAGAAAAACTGCCAATGTTATCACTTCAGTGGTTTTCAATCAGCCTTCTATGGCAGTAGACACGCATGTTTTCCGAGTTTCGAAACGCCTGGGACTTGTAACTCAAAATGCCAAAATTCCACTGGAAGTGGAAAAACAGTTGGTAAAACATATACCCGAAGAGCATATCGCCAAAGCGCACCATTGGCTCATTCTTCACGGAAGATATACTTGCCTGGCACGGAAACCGAATTGCAAAGATTGCAAAATTACGCTCATGTGTAGGTATTTTGAAAAGCAACAAAAAGAAGTTCAAGGATAA
- a CDS encoding RNA polymerase sigma factor, which yields MNKEGVSDSQLVSRYKNGNEAAFEELVLRHKSRVFTTIYLIVKDKYIAEDLLQDTFIKVVKTVKSGKYNEEGKFLPWVLRIAHNLAIDFFRKEKRYPKIVMEDGTGVFNTLDFAEDSVESLQIKDDTNALLKNLVQELPETQKEVLIMRHYMQMSFQDIADTTNVSINTALGRMRYALINLRKKMQKRNIEYDQTIYRD from the coding sequence ATGAACAAAGAGGGTGTTAGTGATAGCCAATTGGTATCACGTTACAAAAATGGAAATGAAGCGGCATTTGAGGAATTAGTCTTAAGACACAAATCCAGAGTGTTTACCACAATCTACTTGATCGTCAAAGACAAGTACATTGCAGAAGATTTACTGCAAGACACTTTTATTAAAGTGGTCAAAACAGTGAAATCAGGTAAATACAACGAAGAAGGAAAATTTCTTCCCTGGGTTTTACGCATAGCACACAACCTTGCTATAGACTTTTTCCGTAAAGAGAAGAGGTATCCAAAAATTGTAATGGAAGATGGCACTGGAGTATTCAATACTCTGGACTTTGCCGAAGATTCTGTAGAGTCGCTACAGATCAAAGACGATACCAATGCACTTTTGAAGAATCTGGTTCAGGAATTGCCAGAAACACAGAAGGAAGTGCTAATCATGAGACACTATATGCAAATGAGTTTTCAGGACATAGCTGATACGACTAATGTCAGTATCAACACAGCACTCGGCAGAATGCGCTATGCTTTGATTAATTTGCGTAAAAAGATGCAAAAACGTAACATTGAGTATGATCAAACCATATACCGAGACTGA
- a CDS encoding DUF427 domain-containing protein, whose protein sequence is MKAIWNETVIAESDDTKVIEGNHYFPPASIKREYFKESTTHSTCPWKGQANYYTLEIKGETNPDAAWYYPQTKDMAKPIEGYIAFWKGVEVSEF, encoded by the coding sequence ATGAAAGCCATTTGGAATGAAACAGTTATCGCAGAAAGTGATGATACAAAAGTGATAGAAGGGAACCATTATTTCCCTCCAGCATCGATCAAACGTGAGTATTTCAAAGAGAGTACAACGCACAGTACCTGCCCTTGGAAAGGTCAAGCCAATTACTATACTTTAGAGATAAAAGGGGAAACCAATCCGGATGCGGCGTGGTATTATCCTCAAACTAAGGACATGGCCAAACCGATCGAAGGATATATTGCCTTTTGGAAGGGTGTGGAGGTTTCGGAGTTTTAA
- a CDS encoding aminotransferase class V-fold PLP-dependent enzyme, translating to MKCQKSKFLLNKKYAYLNCAYMAPLLKKAEKAGRKGIAKKRQPNLISPDDFFHDLDTIKLLYSQLINAEKERITMIPSVSYGMAQVVHNLDLLKDENIVVCGDQFPSNVYPWMTACKNADAELKIIEVPDTTENRGKQWNEKILEAIDQKTKVIALGHTHWADGTLFDLMAIRKRCDEVDALLIIDGTQSIGALPFDVQEIKPDALVVAAYKWLLGPYSIGIAYYGEKFDQAEPIEQNWINRRDSEDFTGLVNYKDDYQPGADRFGVGEKSNFILNPILIESLKQVIRWQPAEIQTYCSELMAPAIEEIQSMGYYIEKDEDRSAHLFGILIPKEKQAAIATALKVNKVSVSMRGSFMRVSPHVYNDERDVNKLLRAFRSVC from the coding sequence ATGAAATGCCAAAAAAGCAAATTCCTGCTTAACAAGAAATACGCTTATCTCAACTGCGCCTACATGGCTCCCTTGCTGAAAAAAGCCGAAAAGGCCGGCAGAAAGGGAATCGCCAAAAAGCGTCAACCTAACTTGATCTCACCAGATGATTTCTTCCACGATCTGGACACGATCAAGCTGCTTTATTCACAATTGATTAATGCAGAAAAGGAAAGAATCACGATGATTCCCTCTGTATCCTATGGTATGGCACAGGTGGTGCACAATCTCGATCTGTTAAAAGATGAAAACATTGTTGTATGCGGAGACCAATTCCCCAGCAATGTCTATCCCTGGATGACGGCTTGCAAAAACGCCGATGCAGAGCTGAAAATCATCGAAGTACCCGATACTACCGAAAACAGGGGCAAGCAATGGAATGAAAAAATATTAGAAGCAATCGATCAGAAAACCAAAGTGATAGCACTCGGCCATACCCACTGGGCAGACGGTACCTTGTTCGATCTGATGGCGATCCGCAAACGCTGCGATGAGGTCGATGCACTGTTGATCATTGACGGTACCCAGTCCATCGGTGCGCTGCCTTTCGATGTGCAGGAGATCAAGCCGGATGCACTCGTGGTTGCGGCCTACAAGTGGTTGCTTGGGCCATACAGCATTGGCATAGCCTACTATGGAGAGAAATTCGATCAGGCCGAACCCATAGAGCAAAACTGGATCAATCGTCGCGACAGTGAGGATTTTACCGGATTGGTCAACTACAAAGACGACTACCAGCCAGGAGCCGATCGATTTGGCGTAGGAGAGAAAAGCAATTTCATCCTCAACCCCATACTAATAGAATCCCTCAAGCAAGTGATTCGCTGGCAACCAGCAGAAATTCAAACCTATTGCAGTGAGTTGATGGCTCCTGCCATAGAAGAAATCCAGTCAATGGGCTACTATATAGAAAAGGATGAAGATCGATCGGCACACCTTTTCGGTATTTTGATACCAAAAGAAAAGCAGGCCGCTATAGCCACGGCACTCAAAGTAAACAAAGTGAGCGTATCCATGCGTGGCTCATTCATGCGTGTGTCTCCTCATGTGTACAACGACGAGCGAGATGTCAATAAGTTATTGCGAGCGTTTCGGTCTGTGTGTTAA
- a CDS encoding ABC transporter ATP-binding protein: MISIKNLKVKYDQPVLDDLSLDLEAGCVHGLVGVNGSGKTTLLNTLFGLTKSGSGSVLFNGQPMTKESCSFLPTENFYYSYITGREYLSLFKTAHFELDKWKELFHLPLDERVETYSTGMKKKLSLLAIIGQDKEVIMLDEPYNGLDMESAQILQMILERLKKKKTVIVTSHIIQSLTRVCDWIHHLEKGRIKNSVGNDQFDELETAIAENIKSRNNDLLNELL, encoded by the coding sequence ATGATTTCGATTAAAAACCTGAAAGTGAAATATGACCAACCCGTGCTGGATGACCTGTCGCTTGATCTTGAAGCTGGCTGTGTGCATGGCTTAGTGGGAGTCAATGGCTCGGGAAAAACAACCTTACTGAACACCTTGTTTGGACTGACAAAATCAGGTTCTGGTTCTGTTTTGTTCAATGGACAACCTATGACAAAAGAGTCTTGCTCGTTTCTTCCCACAGAAAACTTCTACTATTCTTATATCACGGGCCGAGAGTATTTAAGCTTGTTCAAAACGGCTCATTTTGAATTGGACAAATGGAAAGAATTGTTTCATTTACCTCTGGATGAGAGAGTGGAAACATATTCTACTGGTATGAAAAAGAAGCTGTCACTGCTAGCAATCATCGGCCAAGACAAAGAGGTAATTATGCTGGACGAGCCGTACAATGGCCTAGACATGGAATCAGCCCAAATTTTACAAATGATACTCGAAAGGCTCAAAAAGAAAAAGACCGTCATTGTAACCTCCCATATCATCCAAAGTCTCACTCGTGTTTGCGATTGGATTCATCATTTGGAAAAGGGGAGGATAAAAAATAGTGTTGGAAATGATCAATTCGATGAATTGGAGACTGCTATAGCCGAAAACATTAAATCTAGGAATAATGATCTTCTAAATGAACTCCTATGA
- a CDS encoding Rieske (2Fe-2S) protein has product MNKVLIFDSKEKAEKTVAANKIVKLQIDDQRICLARRGGEFYAFEEKCPHMSEDLGKGRINPLGEVVCPWHDYRFNMASGEEADSRCRDLKRYELLWEADQLFVMI; this is encoded by the coding sequence ATGAATAAAGTACTCATTTTCGATAGCAAAGAAAAAGCAGAAAAGACGGTAGCGGCGAATAAAATTGTAAAGCTACAGATCGATGACCAGCGTATCTGTCTGGCTCGGAGAGGAGGTGAATTTTATGCCTTTGAAGAAAAATGCCCGCATATGAGCGAGGACTTGGGCAAAGGCCGTATCAATCCACTGGGCGAAGTGGTCTGCCCCTGGCACGACTATCGATTCAATATGGCAAGTGGCGAGGAGGCTGACAGTCGCTGTAGGGATTTGAAACGATATGAACTATTGTGGGAGGCGGACCAACTCTTTGTAATGATATAG
- a CDS encoding polysaccharide lyase has translation MKKIFLLSMLMGSMISSQTQIIYNQSFENWNHGDSYTSAHLKKDGFSFDWTAGFDESRVIVDSTQAHTGKFSIRVKYPKDAVGPSQGGAQVPLNFEGKKEVYISYWLYFSDNFDWGGKHEGGKLPGLATGDNCSGGQTCDGTNGFTARLMWRKGGEAVLYLYHMDKPGKYGEDIPLMNGEQQVVFEKGQWYQVTERVKINSDNNKDGEVEIWINRNPALLKTGIQFVNDGSLIDNFYISTFHGGADIEWAPGEDCYIWMDDWIVSTDKADVL, from the coding sequence ATGAAAAAGATTTTTCTACTTAGCATGCTCATGGGATCTATGATCTCATCACAGACCCAAATAATTTACAACCAATCATTCGAAAATTGGAACCACGGGGACAGCTATACTTCGGCTCACTTAAAAAAAGACGGCTTTTCATTTGATTGGACAGCTGGGTTTGACGAATCAAGAGTGATAGTTGACAGCACCCAGGCGCACACGGGTAAATTTTCCATTCGAGTCAAATATCCGAAAGATGCAGTCGGACCGAGTCAGGGTGGTGCACAGGTTCCACTGAATTTTGAGGGTAAAAAAGAAGTCTACATTTCCTATTGGCTTTATTTCAGTGACAATTTCGATTGGGGTGGCAAACACGAAGGAGGGAAGCTCCCCGGTCTGGCTACTGGGGATAATTGCAGCGGTGGACAAACTTGCGACGGAACCAACGGCTTCACTGCAAGGCTGATGTGGCGAAAGGGCGGAGAGGCAGTACTCTATCTCTATCACATGGACAAGCCAGGAAAGTATGGGGAGGACATTCCTCTAATGAATGGCGAACAGCAAGTGGTATTCGAAAAAGGCCAATGGTATCAGGTCACCGAACGAGTCAAAATCAATTCTGACAATAACAAGGATGGTGAAGTCGAAATTTGGATCAATAGAAATCCAGCACTACTAAAAACAGGAATCCAATTTGTCAATGATGGCAGCCTGATTGATAACTTTTACATCTCTACCTTTCATGGTGGAGCAGATATCGAGTGGGCTCCAGGGGAAGATTGTTATATATGGATGGATGACTGGATCGTCTCTACTGATAAAGCAGATGTTCTCTAA
- a CDS encoding aminopeptidase P family protein — protein MKSLALTLTLCLSLFSLLLQAQPDDYLPMDFHAERRQALRDKMPDNSVAVFFSNPIRNRANDVDYIYHQDPNFMYLTGHREPHSVLLIFKEEQKVEGKRFDEILFVRSKNALAELYDGYRLGKDGAKDKLKMEVVFETPRFESFNLDFSKFDKVLFYDFMNDVRQTEEEGDLYDLIAQFKDKVNYNQNDLNIEPQSNNLDVVLLDLYMTELREIKTEAELDLLRKAVSISAIGQVEVMKAMKPGMSETEVQGMHEFIFKKYQAEYEGYPSIVGAGHNGCVLHYIDNYKPAIEDGELILMDLGAEYHGYTADVTRTIPVNGKFTEEQKLIYDLVYEAQQAAADSCQIGLPFSTLYDITAKIVNEGLVELGIYKSTKEIDIINPDTGRNRYYPHGCCHHIGLDVHDKGIYDRLEKNMVITIEPGIYIPEGSPAAKKWWNIPVRIEDDYLVTEDGCENLSIRAPRQSEEIEKMMAEPSMFTDYTLPDLD, from the coding sequence ATGAAATCATTAGCCCTTACATTGACCCTTTGCTTGAGTTTATTTTCTCTTTTACTCCAGGCACAACCCGATGATTATTTACCGATGGACTTTCATGCCGAAAGAAGGCAGGCCCTAAGAGACAAAATGCCCGACAACTCAGTCGCAGTTTTTTTCTCTAATCCCATCCGCAACCGTGCCAATGATGTAGACTACATCTATCATCAAGACCCTAACTTCATGTATTTGACAGGGCATAGAGAGCCACATTCCGTTTTGCTCATTTTCAAAGAAGAGCAAAAAGTAGAAGGAAAGAGGTTCGACGAAATTCTCTTCGTTAGATCAAAAAATGCACTGGCCGAATTGTACGATGGCTATCGCTTAGGAAAAGATGGGGCCAAAGACAAATTGAAAATGGAGGTGGTTTTCGAAACACCCAGATTCGAATCCTTCAATCTGGATTTTTCCAAATTCGACAAAGTACTGTTCTATGATTTCATGAACGATGTAAGGCAGACCGAAGAAGAAGGTGATCTTTATGATCTAATTGCGCAGTTCAAAGACAAGGTCAACTACAACCAGAACGATCTCAACATCGAACCACAATCCAACAATCTGGATGTTGTATTGCTCGACCTATATATGACCGAACTCCGTGAGATCAAAACAGAAGCAGAGCTAGACCTACTCCGCAAAGCAGTAAGTATATCTGCCATTGGCCAGGTAGAAGTAATGAAAGCCATGAAACCTGGTATGTCCGAAACCGAAGTGCAGGGCATGCACGAATTCATTTTCAAAAAATACCAGGCCGAATACGAAGGTTATCCCAGTATAGTAGGAGCAGGTCACAATGGATGTGTCCTTCACTACATCGACAACTACAAGCCAGCCATAGAAGATGGCGAACTGATACTCATGGATTTAGGAGCAGAGTATCACGGATATACTGCGGACGTTACTCGTACGATTCCCGTCAATGGAAAATTTACTGAGGAACAAAAACTCATTTACGACCTGGTCTATGAGGCACAGCAGGCAGCCGCAGATTCTTGCCAGATTGGGTTGCCCTTCTCGACACTCTACGATATCACCGCCAAAATCGTAAACGAAGGTCTGGTGGAATTGGGAATCTATAAAAGCACAAAGGAGATAGACATCATCAACCCCGACACAGGTCGCAACCGCTACTACCCTCATGGCTGCTGTCACCATATAGGGCTAGATGTACACGACAAGGGGATTTACGATCGATTGGAAAAAAATATGGTGATCACCATCGAACCAGGCATTTATATTCCGGAAGGAAGCCCAGCCGCCAAAAAATGGTGGAATATCCCAGTGCGCATCGAGGATGATTACCTTGTGACAGAAGATGGGTGTGAAAACTTATCGATTAGAGCCCCAAGACAATCAGAAGAAATAGAAAAAATGATGGCAGAGCCTAGTATGTTTACTGACTACACACTTCCAGATTTGGATTAA
- a CDS encoding acyl-CoA desaturase, with translation MEILIFMLVMWYGGLFFQTFFLHRYSAHQSFTMSKFGEKLTFILTWVFQGSNYLSAYGYGVMHRMHHAYADTEKDPHSPKYDDNMFSMMWRTKNTYSAITAKQVEVEPRFTENVPEWPLFDKFARSWVSRLMWGALYTLFFYQFATAWWQWAFLPVAFLMAPIHGAIINWFAHIYGYVNFKVGDTSKNLLPVDILMMGEGYHNNHHKHGNRANFGGVRWHEVDPTYVIMWVMDKLGMIHIKRLEVSVKRENLKKAA, from the coding sequence ATGGAAATTTTAATATTTATGTTGGTGATGTGGTACGGAGGATTGTTCTTCCAGACCTTCTTCTTGCACAGGTATTCTGCACACCAGTCCTTCACCATGTCCAAATTTGGTGAAAAATTGACTTTTATTTTAACATGGGTCTTTCAGGGTTCAAACTACCTGAGCGCCTATGGCTATGGTGTAATGCACCGTATGCACCATGCCTATGCTGATACCGAAAAGGATCCGCATTCGCCAAAATACGACGACAACATGTTCTCGATGATGTGGAGAACAAAAAACACTTACTCAGCTATCACTGCTAAACAAGTAGAGGTTGAGCCAAGATTTACTGAAAACGTACCTGAGTGGCCATTGTTTGACAAATTCGCCAGATCTTGGGTATCTAGATTGATGTGGGGTGCATTGTACACCTTGTTTTTCTATCAATTTGCAACTGCATGGTGGCAGTGGGCATTCCTTCCAGTAGCATTTTTGATGGCGCCTATCCACGGTGCAATTATCAACTGGTTTGCTCATATCTATGGTTATGTCAATTTCAAAGTTGGCGATACTTCTAAGAACCTGTTGCCAGTAGACATCCTAATGATGGGAGAAGGCTATCACAACAATCACCACAAGCATGGCAACAGAGCCAACTTCGGTGGAGTGAGATGGCACGAAGTAGATCCTACCTATGTGATCATGTGGGTAATGGACAAACTCGGAATGATTCACATCAAGAGACTGGAAGTTTCTGTGAAACGAGAAAATCTTAAAAAAGCAGCCTAA
- the uvrA gene encoding excinuclease ABC subunit UvrA produces MAEANIDELDPKHFILIKGARVNNLKNLSVAIPRNKLVVVTGLSGSGKSSLAFDTLFAEGQRKYVESLSSYARQFLGRMEKPEVDYIKGISPAVAIEQKVNNRNPRSTVGTTTEIYDYIKLLFARIGETISPISGEVVKRDTVATVVNAINAKEEGSKFMIAAPLALHEERTLEEELNILLSKGFTRVLVKGDMQYIEELDAQKLDPSEVEILIDRLSVNREDEDANFRLADSVQTAFFESHGSCHVHFREEDVVRYSDRFELDGMEFEEPSVNLFSFNNPYGACRKCEGFGKVLGIDPDLVIADKNLSVYENAIVPWRSETMKKWLKPLLDMAHKIDFPIHRPVKELTEEQIELLWEGKGKFEGINAFFKFIESQLHKIQYRVLLSRYRGKTTCPDCKGTRLRKDANYVKIGGKSISELVLMPLGEAYQFFEELELNEYQAKVAKRILKEIQNRLAYMQEVGLGYLTLNRLTSTLSGGEYQRIKLATSLGSALVGSMYILDEPSIGLHPRDTARLGNVLSTLRNLGNTVVVVEHEEEVMRRADQIIDIGPAAGIHGGELVFQGGWDDIQKEQNSITARFLNGTETIPVPTRRRPWKYSIDLYGARENNLKELDVKIPLEVLTVVTGVSGSGKSTLIRKILYPALGKIFGVTGEETGRFSGLDGDYKMIQKLEMIDQNPLGRSSRSNPVTYVKAYDAIRSLYSDQPLAKQRGLKPAHFSFNVEGGRCETCQGEGEVKIEMQFMADLHLTCDECKGKRFKEEVLAIEYKNKNIADILDLSIEESLEFFEDQKAIVSKLQPLFDVGLGYVKLGQSSNSLSGGEAQRVKLASFLGRGQAAQKEKILFIFDEPTTGLHFKDIEKLLASINALVDQGNTAIIIEHNMEIIKSSDWIIDLGPDGGDQGGQICFEGTPEEMVKLKDNYTAEYLREKL; encoded by the coding sequence ATGGCAGAAGCTAATATTGACGAATTAGATCCTAAACATTTTATTCTAATCAAAGGAGCTCGAGTCAATAATCTCAAAAACTTGAGCGTGGCTATTCCCAGAAACAAATTGGTAGTAGTCACAGGTCTGTCTGGATCGGGAAAATCTTCGCTGGCCTTTGATACGCTCTTTGCGGAGGGTCAAAGAAAATATGTGGAAAGTCTGAGCTCCTATGCGCGTCAGTTTCTCGGCCGGATGGAAAAACCTGAGGTGGATTACATCAAAGGCATATCGCCGGCTGTAGCCATCGAGCAAAAAGTAAATAATCGAAACCCACGATCAACCGTCGGAACCACCACGGAAATTTATGATTACATCAAATTGCTTTTTGCTCGAATAGGGGAAACGATTTCGCCTATCAGCGGTGAGGTAGTCAAAAGAGATACGGTCGCCACAGTAGTAAATGCAATCAATGCCAAAGAGGAAGGGTCGAAATTTATGATTGCTGCTCCTTTGGCCTTGCATGAGGAGCGAACGCTCGAAGAAGAACTCAACATCCTACTGAGCAAGGGCTTTACCCGAGTATTGGTAAAAGGTGACATGCAATACATCGAGGAGCTGGATGCGCAAAAGCTGGACCCTTCTGAGGTGGAAATATTAATTGATCGACTGAGTGTCAATCGAGAAGATGAAGATGCCAATTTCAGATTGGCCGACTCGGTACAGACGGCTTTCTTTGAGAGCCATGGTTCTTGTCACGTGCATTTTCGTGAAGAGGATGTCGTTCGATATTCGGATCGCTTCGAACTAGACGGAATGGAATTCGAAGAGCCAAGTGTCAACCTATTCAGCTTTAATAACCCCTATGGGGCATGTCGCAAATGCGAGGGTTTTGGTAAAGTATTAGGCATCGACCCAGATTTGGTGATTGCAGACAAGAATCTATCGGTTTACGAAAATGCCATCGTGCCCTGGAGAAGTGAAACCATGAAGAAATGGTTGAAGCCTTTGCTAGACATGGCACATAAAATTGATTTTCCTATTCATAGGCCGGTCAAAGAATTGACCGAAGAGCAGATCGAATTGCTCTGGGAAGGAAAAGGAAAATTTGAGGGCATCAATGCCTTTTTCAAATTCATAGAATCGCAACTGCACAAGATTCAGTATCGTGTGTTGCTCTCTCGATACAGAGGAAAAACTACCTGTCCGGATTGTAAAGGGACACGTCTGAGAAAAGACGCCAACTATGTGAAAATTGGTGGCAAATCGATTTCTGAACTGGTTTTGATGCCGCTCGGTGAAGCATACCAATTTTTTGAAGAACTGGAACTGAATGAGTACCAGGCCAAGGTGGCTAAACGCATACTGAAAGAGATACAAAACCGATTGGCCTACATGCAGGAGGTTGGCCTTGGATATTTGACCTTGAACCGACTGACTTCTACCCTCTCAGGTGGGGAGTACCAAAGAATTAAACTGGCTACCTCTCTGGGAAGTGCTCTGGTGGGTTCGATGTACATTTTGGATGAGCCGAGTATCGGTCTGCATCCTAGAGATACCGCTCGATTGGGCAATGTGTTGAGTACACTACGGAATTTGGGCAATACGGTAGTAGTCGTAGAGCACGAGGAAGAGGTGATGCGCCGCGCAGATCAGATCATCGATATTGGGCCTGCGGCTGGTATCCATGGTGGAGAGTTGGTTTTTCAGGGGGGATGGGATGACATTCAAAAAGAGCAGAATTCTATCACCGCCAGATTCCTGAATGGGACCGAAACCATTCCAGTTCCTACGAGGAGAAGACCCTGGAAATATAGCATCGATCTATATGGTGCCAGAGAAAACAACTTGAAGGAGCTGGATGTCAAAATTCCTTTGGAAGTTTTGACAGTGGTAACGGGCGTCAGTGGTTCGGGCAAGTCGACGTTGATTCGTAAAATATTGTACCCGGCATTGGGTAAGATCTTTGGGGTGACAGGAGAAGAAACAGGTAGATTTTCTGGCCTGGATGGTGATTACAAAATGATCCAAAAGCTGGAGATGATCGATCAGAATCCTTTGGGTAGAAGCTCAAGGTCGAACCCAGTCACCTATGTCAAAGCCTATGATGCGATTCGTTCGCTTTATTCAGATCAGCCATTGGCCAAACAGCGAGGTTTGAAACCAGCACATTTCTCCTTCAACGTAGAGGGAGGTCGATGTGAAACCTGCCAGGGAGAAGGCGAGGTGAAAATCGAAATGCAGTTCATGGCCGATCTACACCTGACTTGCGACGAATGCAAAGGCAAGCGATTCAAAGAGGAAGTGCTGGCCATAGAATATAAGAATAAGAACATTGCGGATATTTTGGACCTAAGTATCGAGGAGAGTTTGGAATTTTTCGAAGATCAGAAGGCCATCGTATCCAAGTTGCAACCGCTATTCGATGTTGGGCTCGGTTATGTCAAGCTAGGCCAAAGCTCTAATTCACTCAGTGGTGGTGAGGCTCAGCGTGTGAAGCTAGCTTCATTCTTAGGCAGAGGTCAGGCAGCACAAAAGGAAAAGATTCTTTTCATTTTTGACGAGCCGACGACTGGCCTTCACTTCAAGGATATAGAGAAATTGCTGGCATCCATCAATGCCCTGGTAGACCAGGGCAATACTGCCATCATCATCGAGCACAATATGGAAATCATCAAATCTTCGGATTGGATTATCGATCTGGGACCTGACGGAGGTGATCAAGGGGGACAGATCTGCTTTGAAGGGACTCCGGAAGAAATGGTGAAGCTGAAGGATAATTATACAGCTGAGTATCTCCGGGAGAAACTATAA
- a CDS encoding exo-beta-N-acetylmuramidase NamZ family protein — translation MKVKTGLMKLDSHVQEIKGNVAYLCHAASVDENYRHGIYKIKSLFGDRLKKLFSPQHGLFADVQDNMVESDHFFHSHFQLPVYSLYSETRKPSAEMLEGIDHVIVDLQDVGTRVYTYIYTLTYMMEACAENGVEVIVLDRPNPIGGVAVEGNVLDMSFRSFVGRYPLPMRHGLTIGEVAVMAKSQWDLNCELRIIKMDGWERSMTFLETGLPWVLPSPNLPNPESAFPFVGTVLFEGTNVSEGRGTTKSLETVGHPKIKNYDLLESLQIGFEKANLRGFILRPVSFLPTFQKHAGVPCHGYQIHVTDFALFKPWRVGQLLCQSFYHHLGENFVWKQPPYEYEEKLLPIDILNGTDQIRHWVESNGDFQKLEEIENQGLESFHNMRKDMLLY, via the coding sequence ATGAAAGTAAAAACGGGGCTGATGAAGCTCGATAGCCATGTGCAGGAGATCAAAGGCAATGTCGCCTATCTCTGTCATGCGGCATCTGTCGATGAAAACTATCGTCATGGAATTTATAAAATCAAGTCACTTTTTGGCGATCGTTTAAAAAAACTCTTTTCGCCGCAGCACGGTTTGTTCGCCGATGTGCAGGACAATATGGTCGAGAGCGACCATTTTTTTCATTCCCATTTTCAACTGCCTGTTTACAGTCTCTATTCAGAAACCAGAAAGCCAAGCGCAGAGATGCTGGAAGGTATCGACCATGTGATTGTCGATCTTCAGGATGTGGGTACGAGAGTATATACCTATATATATACCCTGACCTATATGATGGAGGCCTGTGCCGAAAACGGTGTGGAGGTAATCGTACTCGATAGACCCAACCCTATCGGAGGAGTGGCTGTGGAAGGCAATGTGTTGGATATGAGCTTTAGATCTTTCGTAGGTCGCTATCCATTACCCATGAGACACGGGCTCACTATCGGAGAGGTGGCGGTCATGGCCAAAAGTCAATGGGACCTGAATTGTGAATTAAGGATCATCAAGATGGATGGCTGGGAAAGATCGATGACATTTCTGGAAACAGGACTGCCGTGGGTGCTTCCTTCTCCCAATTTGCCCAATCCGGAATCGGCCTTTCCTTTCGTGGGAACGGTGCTTTTTGAAGGAACGAATGTGTCGGAAGGAAGAGGGACCACTAAGAGCCTGGAGACTGTCGGTCATCCAAAAATCAAAAACTATGATTTGTTGGAAAGCTTACAAATAGGCTTTGAAAAGGCAAATCTTCGGGGTTTTATCCTGCGGCCTGTTAGTTTTTTGCCTACCTTTCAGAAACATGCCGGTGTGCCTTGTCACGGATATCAGATCCATGTTACAGATTTTGCCTTGTTCAAGCCCTGGCGAGTAGGTCAGTTGTTGTGCCAAAGTTTCTATCACCACTTGGGTGAAAACTTTGTCTGGAAACAGCCGCCATATGAATATGAAGAGAAATTGCTACCCATCGATATCCTCAATGGAACGGATCAGATTCGTCATTGGGTAGAGTCGAATGGGGATTTTCAAAAGCTGGAAGAAATAGAGAATCAGGGATTGGAATCATTTCATAACATGCGAAAAGACATGTTATTGTATTGA